In one Verrucomicrobiia bacterium genomic region, the following are encoded:
- a CDS encoding IclR family transcriptional regulator produces the protein MGHRPVQRPAVAGRMSRYQVPNLERGLKILELLLDYPEGLTQREIAARLRCPATSVYRITLTLAAYGYVQRDEESKAVRLSPKLLAMGSRVLAEEDWLSVAMDAAKVLRDAVKETVLIGTLAGDAFVVLGQVLGAHPFKFSVDLGTHLPLHTAAPAKAMLAFLPEEERRRVLWKIKYEKFNERTLSNVQALQAELMQVARLGYAVDRQEQLTGIHCVAAPVLNRHGYPVAALWTTGPADRLRETDFPQVAAQVMAQARRVSQHLGFGWIAASGRSDGQGQHGHE, from the coding sequence ATGGGCCACCGCCCCGTCCAGCGGCCGGCTGTTGCCGGCAGGATGTCCCGCTACCAGGTGCCGAATCTGGAGCGGGGCCTGAAGATTCTGGAGCTATTGCTCGACTATCCGGAAGGATTGACACAACGCGAAATTGCGGCCCGATTGCGCTGTCCGGCCACCAGTGTTTATCGGATCACCCTGACACTGGCGGCCTATGGATATGTGCAGCGCGACGAGGAGAGCAAGGCGGTGCGCTTAAGCCCCAAGTTGCTGGCGATGGGCAGCCGGGTTTTAGCCGAGGAGGATTGGTTGAGCGTGGCCATGGACGCGGCCAAGGTGTTGCGTGACGCGGTGAAAGAAACGGTACTGATTGGCACGCTGGCGGGGGATGCGTTTGTGGTGCTGGGCCAGGTGTTGGGTGCGCATCCGTTCAAGTTTTCGGTGGATTTGGGCACGCATCTGCCCCTGCACACGGCTGCGCCAGCCAAGGCGATGCTCGCGTTTTTGCCCGAGGAGGAGCGCCGCCGGGTGTTGTGGAAAATCAAGTACGAAAAATTCAATGAGCGCACCTTGAGCAACGTCCAAGCATTACAAGCCGAGCTAATGCAGGTGGCGCGGCTCGGGTATGCTGTGGACCGGCAGGAGCAGTTGACCGGCATTCATTGTGTGGCGGCGCCAGTTTTGAATCGTCACGGCTACCCCGTGGCAGCCTTGTGGACCACTGGCCCGGCCGATCGGTTGCGGGAAACAGATTTTCCCCAGGTGGCGGCGCAGGTGATGGCGCAGGCCCGGCGGGTGTCGCAGCACCTGGGCTTTGGGTGGATTGCCGCCTCCGGCAGGAGCGACGGCCAAGGGCAGCACGGACATGAATAA
- a CDS encoding SUMF1/EgtB/PvdO family nonheme iron enzyme gives MNKILRVKWMVGAMLLSWLAVGIQAAAPGWAEALLAQRKAALEKTAVQESPWFTTGPLPAKSFGEALFPEKEINLEARTEDGKRRLWQVKDYPNGVVNDLRAGNSMSTYFYRTLVARTAGPLRISLGSDDGCEFWFNGEKVLSRDVPRGAAPDQDVVNVQLRPGTNTVLFKIYNRTGNCGFYYQSGVTSPTAILAGLASRYPREMALFARYGQPARWLRNADNTTVEQEVIIGLLKRLKEVEAARQQFQSLVESKAAPDNPAWLTLWLGLAEEVDAFEQARAEVDRLSPAALRLAVEDLQRTHGEKYREGAAVLAELQRFEQGLPKLKEALAAGERRALQAVQHYRALERRALLANPAIDFQEILLIKRREGNLGLPQNWQGNSSLNPRMENELVRMNVREELPALRRVYKPTNDVFVGDVDLHYDGQKLLFSSIGSHGRWQVFEINVDGTGLRQVTPGDEPDIDSYDAIYLPDDRIIFDATTPFTGVPCVGGADYVANLHLMTPDGRHIRRLCFDQDNNWCPVMLPNGRVMYLRWEYTDSAHYFSRVLMSMNPDGTGQMEFYGSNSYWPNSLFYARPLPGSATKFVGIVSGHHGVPRMGELVLFDAARGRQSDAGAIQRIPGYGKPVKAEIKDALVDGSWPKFLHPFPLSDKHFLVACKPTPQALWGIYLVDIFNNLLLLRQEPGYALFEPVPLRKTERPPIIQDKVRPGATNAVVYLHNVYQGDGLQGVPPGTVKSLRLFQYEYSYRNMGGHYFIGMEGGWDVRRLIGTVPVQPDGSALFNVPANTPLAIQPLDAEGKALQQMRSWFVGMPGEYVSCGGCHERQNQSSTLRNALAARSTPVDPTPWHGPKRGFSFLREVQPVLDRYCSGCHDGKDPARPNLADTQIVRTTVGARLPVSYLNLHPFVRRNGPEGDYHVLTPLEFHADTSRLVQMLRKGHYNVRLDAEAWDRLITWIDLNVPAHGTFHEAGSIPSNFAQRRREAAIKYANVHEDIEEIPNPSPPRPAFQMPPPMPPRPAPVTLAGWPFSEAEAKTRQAQLGTSELRLDLGGGQAIVCRRIPAGEFPMGDVQGEADEYPMTVVKIERPFWLGVMEVSLAQYQQFDPQHRNGYYDMHYKDQVKPGYLMDAPNLPVIRVSWEQAMAFCRWLSARTGKRVTLPTEAQWEWACRAGTASPMYYGDLNTDFAPFANLADATISQLAVQGVDPQPIPNPDKFWDFVPKDARFNDGVLHLAECGRYRPNAWGLHDMIGNVAEWTLDDYRPYPYTPAPAATVTAQTRKVVRGGSWAERPKESRASSRLDYPAWQRVYNVGFRVAVLD, from the coding sequence ATGAATAAGATACTGCGGGTCAAATGGATGGTGGGGGCGATGCTTTTAAGCTGGCTGGCCGTCGGAATCCAGGCGGCGGCCCCGGGCTGGGCGGAAGCCTTGCTGGCGCAACGCAAGGCCGCGCTGGAAAAAACCGCGGTTCAAGAATCGCCCTGGTTCACCACCGGGCCGCTGCCGGCTAAATCTTTTGGCGAGGCGTTGTTTCCCGAAAAGGAGATCAACCTCGAAGCGCGCACAGAAGATGGCAAGCGGCGACTTTGGCAGGTGAAGGATTATCCCAACGGGGTGGTGAATGATTTGCGCGCAGGCAACAGCATGTCCACGTATTTCTATCGCACGCTGGTGGCCAGGACGGCGGGGCCGCTGCGGATCAGCCTGGGCAGCGACGACGGCTGCGAGTTTTGGTTCAACGGGGAGAAGGTGTTGTCGCGTGATGTGCCGCGGGGCGCGGCCCCGGATCAGGATGTGGTGAATGTGCAACTCAGACCGGGCACCAACACGGTGTTGTTCAAAATCTACAACCGCACGGGGAATTGCGGTTTTTACTATCAAAGCGGGGTCACCTCGCCGACGGCGATCCTGGCCGGGCTGGCCAGCCGGTATCCGCGGGAGATGGCGTTGTTTGCCAGGTACGGCCAGCCGGCCCGCTGGCTGCGCAACGCGGACAACACCACGGTGGAGCAGGAGGTCATCATTGGTTTGCTTAAGCGACTCAAAGAAGTGGAGGCGGCCCGGCAGCAGTTTCAATCGCTGGTGGAGTCCAAGGCCGCGCCCGACAATCCGGCCTGGCTCACGCTATGGCTGGGGCTGGCGGAGGAAGTGGATGCGTTCGAGCAGGCCAGGGCCGAGGTGGATCGCTTGAGTCCGGCCGCCCTGCGGCTGGCGGTGGAGGACTTGCAAAGGACCCATGGGGAGAAATACCGCGAAGGCGCGGCGGTGTTGGCGGAGTTGCAGCGTTTCGAGCAGGGGCTGCCAAAACTCAAAGAAGCCCTGGCCGCCGGCGAGCGTCGCGCCTTGCAGGCGGTGCAACACTACCGCGCCCTGGAGCGAAGAGCGTTGCTGGCCAATCCAGCCATAGATTTTCAGGAAATCCTGCTCATCAAGCGGCGCGAGGGCAACCTGGGCCTGCCACAAAACTGGCAGGGCAACAGCAGCCTGAATCCGCGCATGGAAAATGAACTGGTGCGGATGAACGTGCGCGAGGAGTTGCCGGCGTTGCGGCGGGTGTACAAGCCCACCAATGATGTTTTCGTGGGCGATGTGGATTTGCATTACGACGGCCAGAAACTGCTCTTTTCCTCCATTGGCTCGCACGGGCGCTGGCAGGTCTTCGAGATCAACGTGGACGGCACCGGCCTGCGGCAGGTCACCCCGGGGGACGAGCCGGACATTGACAGTTATGATGCCATTTATCTGCCGGACGATCGGATCATCTTTGATGCCACCACTCCCTTCACCGGCGTGCCTTGTGTGGGCGGCGCGGACTATGTGGCCAACCTGCATCTCATGACACCGGACGGCCGGCACATCCGGCGGCTGTGTTTTGACCAGGATAACAACTGGTGTCCGGTCATGCTGCCCAACGGCCGGGTGATGTACCTGCGCTGGGAATACACGGACAGCGCCCATTATTTCAGCCGCGTGCTCATGTCCATGAATCCGGACGGCACAGGACAGATGGAGTTCTATGGCAGCAATTCCTACTGGCCCAACTCGCTGTTTTATGCGCGGCCCCTGCCGGGCAGCGCGACGAAATTTGTGGGCATTGTGAGCGGGCATCATGGGGTGCCGCGCATGGGCGAGCTGGTGTTGTTTGACGCGGCGCGCGGGCGGCAGAGCGACGCCGGGGCAATCCAGCGCATTCCGGGGTACGGCAAGCCGGTCAAAGCGGAGATCAAGGATGCGCTGGTGGATGGCTCGTGGCCGAAGTTTTTGCATCCGTTTCCGTTGAGCGACAAACATTTTCTGGTGGCCTGCAAGCCCACCCCGCAGGCGCTGTGGGGCATTTATCTGGTGGATATTTTCAACAACCTGCTGTTGCTGCGCCAGGAGCCGGGCTATGCGCTGTTCGAGCCGGTGCCCCTGCGCAAAACGGAGCGGCCGCCCATCATCCAGGACAAGGTGCGGCCCGGCGCCACCAATGCCGTGGTGTACCTGCACAATGTGTACCAGGGCGATGGTTTGCAAGGCGTGCCGCCGGGCACGGTGAAAAGCCTGCGGTTGTTTCAGTATGAATATTCCTATCGCAACATGGGCGGGCATTATTTCATCGGCATGGAAGGGGGCTGGGACGTGCGGCGCCTGATTGGCACCGTGCCGGTGCAGCCTGATGGCTCGGCTTTGTTCAACGTGCCCGCCAACACGCCGTTGGCCATCCAACCGCTGGACGCCGAAGGCAAGGCGCTCCAGCAGATGCGGAGCTGGTTTGTGGGAATGCCGGGCGAGTATGTTTCCTGCGGCGGCTGTCATGAGCGGCAGAATCAGAGCTCCACCCTGCGCAATGCTCTCGCGGCTCGCAGCACACCGGTGGATCCCACGCCGTGGCACGGTCCCAAGCGTGGATTCAGTTTCCTGCGGGAGGTCCAGCCGGTGCTGGATCGCTATTGCTCGGGTTGCCATGATGGCAAAGACCCCGCGCGGCCCAATCTTGCCGACACGCAAATCGTGCGGACCACCGTCGGGGCGCGGCTGCCGGTATCCTATTTGAACCTGCATCCCTTCGTGCGCCGCAACGGCCCGGAAGGGGATTATCATGTGCTGACTCCCCTGGAGTTTCACGCCGACACCAGCCGGCTGGTGCAGATGTTGCGCAAGGGGCATTACAATGTGCGTCTGGATGCGGAGGCGTGGGATCGTCTGATTACCTGGATTGACTTGAATGTGCCGGCCCACGGCACCTTTCACGAGGCGGGCAGCATCCCGTCCAACTTTGCGCAGCGGCGGCGGGAGGCCGCGATAAAATATGCCAATGTCCACGAAGACATTGAGGAAATCCCCAATCCCTCACCGCCCCGCCCGGCCTTTCAAATGCCCCCGCCGATGCCGCCGCGGCCGGCGCCCGTGACCCTGGCCGGCTGGCCCTTCAGCGAGGCCGAGGCCAAAACCCGGCAGGCGCAACTGGGCACCTCGGAACTACGACTCGATTTGGGAGGGGGCCAGGCGATTGTCTGCCGGCGCATTCCAGCAGGCGAATTTCCAATGGGCGATGTGCAGGGCGAGGCGGATGAATATCCGATGACTGTGGTCAAAATTGAACGGCCCTTCTGGCTGGGCGTAATGGAAGTGAGCCTGGCGCAATATCAACAATTTGATCCGCAGCATCGAAACGGTTACTACGACATGCATTACAAAGATCAGGTCAAGCCGGGTTATCTTATGGACGCGCCCAACCTGCCGGTCATCCGGGTGTCCTGGGAGCAGGCCATGGCCTTTTGCCGCTGGCTCTCGGCGCGCACCGGCAAACGGGTCACGCTGCCCACCGAGGCGCAATGGGAATGGGCCTGCCGGGCTGGCACGGCGTCCCCCATGTACTACGGAGATTTGAACACGGACTTTGCCCCGTTTGCCAATCTGGCAGACGCCACCATCAGCCAGTTGGCCGTGCAGGGGGTGGACCCCCAACCCATACCCAACCCGGACAAGTTTTGGGATTTTGTGCCCAAGGATGCCCGTTTCAATGATGGAGTGCTGCATCTGGCTGAGTGCGGCCGCTACCGTCCCAATGCCTGGGGGTTGCACGACATGATCGGCAACGTCGCCGAGTGGACTCTGGACGACTACCGGCCTTATCCCTACACCCCGGCGCCCGCTGCAACTGTGACCGCCCAAACCCGGAAAGTCGTGCGGGGCGGCTCCTGGGCCGAGCGGCCCAAGGAATCGCGGGCTTCCTCGCGTCTGGATTATCCGGCGTGGCAGCGCGTGTACAACGTGGGCTTCCGCGTGGCCGTGCTGGATTAA
- a CDS encoding VOC family protein — protein sequence MQKEFHHIGMPTAQKRPDEIYLESVKLFITDAGKNPHRIEWVRPEPGCPFPEVMKTKAHVAYTVDNLEEALRGKQVIWPPFEPLPGVRVAFVLDEEAPVEYLEFKS from the coding sequence ATGCAAAAGGAATTCCATCATATCGGCATGCCCACCGCCCAAAAACGCCCGGATGAAATCTATCTGGAAAGCGTCAAGCTCTTCATCACCGACGCCGGGAAAAACCCGCATCGCATCGAGTGGGTGCGCCCGGAGCCAGGGTGCCCTTTCCCGGAAGTGATGAAGACGAAGGCGCACGTGGCCTACACGGTGGACAATCTGGAGGAGGCGCTGCGCGGCAAACAGGTGATCTGGCCGCCGTTTGAGCCGCTGCCGGGGGTGCGCGTGGCCTTTGTGCTCGATGAAGAGGCGCCCGTGGAATATCTGGAGTTCAAATCCTGA
- a CDS encoding dihydroxyacetone kinase subunit DhaK gives MAMKKFINNPKNLTPELLEGFVIAHGDLVKLVSEKIVCRAQPKPQNKVALVTLGGAGHEPALSGFVGPGMLDFSVVGDIFAAPGPPKVIEALRLARRDAGILFVVLNHAGDVMSANMAMEMADKEGIRYKMILTHEDIAPGADAPAEDRRGLVGALPLYKIAGAAAEAGKSLEDVYTLAERFNQNMATLAVAMKTATHPATGQSIFELADDEMEIGMGQHGEAGTGPCKIMTADQTAEMMLTRLLEAIKARQGDRLLLILNGSGATTLMELYIVLRACKKLLDARGLQLAAAEVGEFLTVQEMAGFQMFVAKMDDELLHYYQAPCHTPAWTRP, from the coding sequence ATGGCCATGAAAAAATTTATCAACAACCCGAAAAACCTTACCCCGGAATTGCTCGAGGGGTTTGTCATTGCCCACGGCGACCTGGTGAAACTGGTTTCCGAAAAAATCGTCTGCCGCGCCCAGCCCAAGCCGCAGAACAAGGTGGCGCTGGTGACGCTCGGCGGGGCGGGGCATGAGCCGGCACTCAGCGGCTTTGTGGGTCCAGGCATGTTGGATTTCAGCGTGGTGGGCGACATCTTTGCGGCGCCGGGACCGCCCAAAGTCATTGAGGCCCTGCGCCTGGCCAGGCGCGATGCCGGCATCTTGTTTGTGGTGCTCAATCACGCCGGCGATGTCATGAGCGCCAACATGGCCATGGAAATGGCCGACAAGGAGGGCATCCGGTACAAAATGATCCTGACGCATGAGGACATCGCCCCCGGCGCGGATGCGCCGGCGGAAGACCGCCGCGGACTGGTGGGGGCCCTGCCGCTGTACAAGATTGCCGGGGCGGCCGCCGAGGCCGGCAAAAGTCTGGAGGACGTTTACACCTTGGCGGAGCGCTTCAATCAAAACATGGCCACCCTGGCCGTGGCGATGAAAACTGCGACGCACCCGGCCACCGGCCAGAGCATTTTTGAGCTGGCAGATGATGAGATGGAAATCGGCATGGGGCAGCATGGCGAGGCGGGCACGGGACCTTGCAAAATCATGACCGCTGACCAGACCGCCGAGATGATGCTCACACGGCTGCTGGAGGCGATTAAAGCCCGTCAGGGCGATCGCCTGCTGTTGATTTTGAACGGCAGCGGCGCCACCACCTTGATGGAGCTGTATATCGTGTTGCGCGCCTGTAAGAAACTGCTGGATGCGCGCGGCCTTCAGCTCGCCGCCGCGGAAGTGGGCGAGTTCCTCACGGTGCAGGAAATGGCGGGGTTCCAGATGTTCGTCGCGAAAATGGATGACGAGCTATTGCACTACTATCAGGCACCCTGCCATACGCCGGCCTGGACGAGGCCCTGA
- the dhaL gene encoding dihydroxyacetone kinase subunit DhaL: METINLAQLGAMLQAAAAQIRAHHEMLSRLDSAIGDGDHGTTILRTMETVERTVAEGAPTFQELLSKVAWAVMGCDGGSTSPLLGSLFLGMSEAVAGRTELDHAAMVAMFEAGINKLARQSRAKVGDKTMMDAFLPALEALKAADPTGGIPAALAQAAAAAAQGADATKNMRAKFGRARNLGDRVLGHPDPGAVSVSLIFKGFSDGLKP, from the coding sequence ATGGAAACAATCAACCTTGCGCAGTTGGGGGCCATGTTGCAGGCGGCGGCGGCACAGATTCGGGCCCACCACGAGATGCTCTCGCGACTGGACAGCGCCATCGGCGACGGCGATCACGGTACCACGATCTTGCGCACCATGGAGACCGTGGAGCGTACCGTGGCGGAGGGCGCGCCTACTTTCCAGGAATTGTTGTCCAAAGTCGCCTGGGCGGTGATGGGCTGCGATGGCGGTTCCACCAGTCCGCTGCTGGGCTCCCTGTTCCTGGGCATGAGTGAGGCGGTGGCCGGCCGGACGGAGCTGGACCACGCAGCCATGGTGGCCATGTTCGAGGCCGGCATCAACAAACTTGCCCGCCAAAGCCGCGCCAAGGTGGGCGACAAAACCATGATGGATGCCTTCCTGCCGGCGTTGGAGGCTTTGAAGGCCGCGGACCCCACGGGCGGCATCCCGGCCGCGTTGGCGCAGGCTGCAGCCGCTGCCGCCCAGGGGGCTGATGCCACCAAAAACATGCGTGCCAAATTCGGCCGCGCCCGCAACTTGGGCGATCGCGTCCTTGGCCATCCCGATCCGGGAGCTGTATCGGTATCCCTGATTTTCAAGGGATTCAGCGACGGCCTGAAACCGTAG
- the lsrF gene encoding 3-hydroxy-5-phosphonooxypentane-2,4-dione thiolase has product MADQENTLSAKDYGIGIPVPRHPFFLKGLDHVDWGMKDRLARIFNPKSGRTVMLAFDHGYIMGPTSGLERMDLTITPLIPYADCLMCTRGALRSIVPPASNKPIALRYSAGSTVLTELNDECLLDIEDAVRLNASALAVMAAIGSKFEALTIRNLVTTADLGAKYGIPTLGVTAVGKELTRDARYLSLACRICAENGATFVKTYFCEPDFDKVTASCPVPIVIAGGKKLPEEKALEFAYKAIQQGAAGVDMGRNVFQSEDPVAMIQAVRGVVHDHLKPAEAFDLFQTLRQRK; this is encoded by the coding sequence ATGGCAGACCAGGAGAACACGTTATCGGCCAAAGACTATGGCATCGGCATTCCCGTGCCACGCCATCCCTTTTTCCTCAAAGGGCTCGACCATGTGGACTGGGGGATGAAAGACCGCCTGGCGCGCATCTTCAACCCCAAATCCGGCCGCACGGTGATGCTGGCCTTTGACCACGGCTACATCATGGGGCCAACGAGCGGGCTGGAGCGCATGGACCTTACCATCACCCCGCTGATTCCTTATGCGGACTGCTTGATGTGCACGCGCGGGGCCTTGCGCAGCATCGTGCCGCCGGCCAGCAACAAGCCCATTGCGCTGCGGTATTCCGCCGGCTCCACCGTGCTCACGGAGCTCAACGACGAGTGCCTGTTGGACATCGAGGACGCGGTTCGCTTGAACGCCTCGGCGCTGGCCGTCATGGCGGCCATCGGCAGCAAGTTTGAAGCCCTGACCATCCGCAATCTTGTGACCACCGCGGATCTGGGCGCCAAGTATGGCATCCCCACCCTCGGCGTCACCGCCGTGGGCAAGGAACTGACCCGTGACGCCCGTTATTTGTCATTGGCCTGCCGAATTTGCGCGGAAAATGGCGCCACTTTTGTCAAAACCTATTTCTGCGAGCCGGACTTTGACAAGGTCACAGCCTCCTGTCCGGTGCCGATCGTGATTGCCGGCGGCAAGAAGCTGCCTGAAGAAAAGGCGCTGGAATTCGCTTACAAGGCCATTCAACAGGGGGCCGCCGGTGTGGACATGGGCCGCAATGTTTTCCAATCCGAAGATCCCGTGGCCATGATCCAGGCCGTCCGGGGCGTGGTGCATGATCACTTGAAACCTGCCGAAGCGTTTGATTTGTTCCAAACCCTCAGGCAGCGCAAATAA
- a CDS encoding endo-1,4-beta-xylanase has product MQPWHCNFVQAAVVLAGLSLSPAPLLAQTSPPLAEDEVRLLAETDARIQKARTAPLQIKVVNAQGKPLARTEVKVEHLRHDFYFGAGFDPRLRERPDETEVDRRHREHFLRLFNYATVHLYWGGYEPQKGQPQSAVRLQYIQWLKEKGLTPRGHPVFWNQDNVLPRWMMQDQPEPAAMRALMDERLREMSATVLPALADADIFNEVVQWERFTNNPMTRLMQAEGKVALVAHYLKEARRLNPQLKLVVNDYDRSAAFTRFVGELIKAGAPVDIIGQQSHMHDGPWTVRQTWEIVERHSTLGRPVLFTELSVLSGPRRKIDWRSRATDWHTDPENEAVQANYLEQFYRLLFSHSNCIGIVVWNYSDRGAWLGAPVGLLRPDGTPKPAYEKLDHLINHQWRTRGTFTTDPEGRLTLPAAYAGEYRLTVGGRVTNAWHRVAQPLQITLRQ; this is encoded by the coding sequence ATGCAACCTTGGCACTGTAATTTTGTACAGGCGGCTGTCGTGCTGGCCGGTTTGAGTCTCTCCCCTGCCCCGCTTTTGGCCCAAACCTCCCCGCCCTTGGCGGAAGACGAAGTCCGCCTGCTGGCGGAAACGGACGCGCGCATTCAAAAAGCACGGACGGCCCCGCTGCAAATCAAGGTGGTGAATGCCCAGGGCAAACCGCTGGCCCGCACGGAGGTCAAGGTCGAACATCTCCGCCACGACTTTTATTTTGGCGCCGGTTTCGATCCCCGTCTCCGTGAGCGCCCGGACGAAACGGAGGTGGACCGGCGGCATCGCGAGCATTTTCTGCGGCTGTTCAACTACGCTACGGTGCATCTTTACTGGGGCGGATATGAGCCGCAAAAGGGGCAGCCGCAGAGTGCGGTGCGCCTGCAATACATCCAATGGCTCAAAGAAAAGGGCCTCACCCCGCGCGGGCATCCGGTGTTCTGGAATCAGGACAACGTACTGCCCCGCTGGATGATGCAAGACCAGCCCGAACCTGCCGCCATGCGGGCGCTTATGGATGAACGCCTGCGCGAGATGTCCGCGACCGTTTTGCCCGCACTGGCGGATGCGGACATTTTCAACGAGGTGGTGCAGTGGGAGCGGTTCACCAACAATCCCATGACCCGGCTGATGCAGGCCGAAGGCAAAGTCGCTCTCGTGGCGCATTACTTAAAAGAGGCGCGCCGGCTGAATCCGCAACTGAAACTGGTGGTCAATGATTACGATCGTTCAGCCGCCTTTACGCGCTTCGTCGGCGAGCTGATCAAGGCCGGAGCGCCGGTGGACATCATCGGCCAGCAGAGCCACATGCACGATGGGCCGTGGACCGTGCGGCAAACGTGGGAGATTGTTGAACGCCACAGCACGCTGGGACGCCCCGTCTTGTTCACGGAATTAAGCGTGCTCAGCGGACCGCGGCGTAAAATTGACTGGCGCTCGCGCGCCACTGACTGGCACACCGATCCCGAAAACGAGGCGGTGCAGGCCAATTATCTGGAGCAGTTTTACCGCCTGCTATTCAGTCATTCCAACTGCATCGGCATTGTCGTGTGGAATTATTCGGATCGCGGGGCTTGGCTGGGCGCGCCGGTGGGTCTGCTGCGGCCGGACGGCACGCCCAAGCCCGCCTACGAAAAGCTGGACCACCTGATCAATCATCAATGGCGCACCCGCGGCACCTTCACCACCGACCCGGAGGGCCGGCTGACCCTACCTGCGGCTTACGCAGGGGAATACCGCCTGACTGTGGGCGGGCGGGTCACCAACGCCTGGCACCGGGTTGCCCAACCCCTGCAAATCACCTTGCGCCAATAA
- a CDS encoding FAD-dependent monooxygenase, which produces MRKYEQTDVLVVGAGPCGMVTALTLAREGVPVMVVDQEWRRAARSYACALHGRSLRLLADLGLGGELLNLGWRIERQVYYVRQQQVGVVRLDQLGGGYPYVLVIPQSELEGLLERALRQQPQVQLLWNHRLASLVPETTEVLSTIEKLVESATGYIVPTWDWVVKESFLNHASYVVGADGHHSYVRRAMGIEWQAGTAPETYEIFEFSLPSEAGHEALVALEENGAAYYWPLGPDRGRWAFPKSARLEEDHQPKVREPVQVVHRGPQDALVSQLTELLKQHAPFFKAQPQEVIWHGQVRFERRVARRFGVDRCWLAGDAAHQTGPAGMQSMNAGLLEAQDLGRRLARVLRQQGGRELFEEYHQQHHRAWQALLGLNGGLQAGPNAEGWVKQHLPRLQACLPALGEDLVHLGAQLGLAWHG; this is translated from the coding sequence ATGCGCAAATACGAGCAAACGGACGTTTTGGTCGTCGGGGCCGGCCCGTGCGGCATGGTGACGGCGTTGACCCTGGCCCGGGAGGGAGTGCCCGTCATGGTGGTGGACCAGGAGTGGCGCCGGGCCGCCCGCAGCTATGCCTGCGCCCTGCATGGCCGCTCCTTGCGTCTGCTGGCCGACCTGGGGCTGGGAGGCGAACTGCTCAATCTGGGCTGGCGGATTGAGCGGCAGGTGTACTACGTGCGCCAGCAACAAGTGGGCGTGGTGCGGCTCGACCAGCTCGGCGGCGGGTATCCTTATGTGCTGGTCATCCCCCAAAGCGAACTGGAAGGGCTGTTGGAGCGGGCCTTGCGCCAACAACCGCAGGTTCAGTTGCTCTGGAATCATCGTCTGGCCAGTCTGGTGCCGGAAACCACCGAGGTGCTCAGCACCATCGAAAAACTGGTCGAAAGTGCCACCGGTTACATCGTGCCCACGTGGGACTGGGTGGTGAAGGAAAGTTTTTTGAATCATGCCAGTTACGTTGTGGGCGCCGACGGCCATCATTCCTACGTGCGCCGGGCGATGGGCATTGAATGGCAGGCAGGGACCGCGCCGGAGACCTATGAAATTTTTGAATTCAGCCTGCCGTCTGAGGCCGGGCATGAAGCCCTGGTGGCCTTGGAGGAAAATGGCGCGGCCTATTACTGGCCGCTGGGGCCGGATCGCGGCCGCTGGGCTTTCCCTAAAAGCGCGCGTCTGGAAGAAGATCACCAGCCGAAGGTGCGCGAGCCGGTTCAGGTGGTGCACCGCGGGCCGCAGGATGCGCTGGTGAGCCAGTTGACGGAATTGCTCAAACAACACGCGCCCTTCTTCAAAGCACAGCCGCAGGAGGTGATCTGGCACGGCCAGGTGCGGTTTGAACGGCGGGTGGCCCGGCGGTTTGGCGTGGACCGCTGCTGGCTGGCCGGCGATGCCGCCCATCAGACCGGGCCGGCCGGCATGCAAAGCATGAACGCCGGTCTGCTGGAGGCGCAGGATTTGGGCCGGCGTCTGGCCCGGGTTTTGCGCCAGCAAGGGGGCCGGGAATTGTTTGAGGAATATCACCAGCAACATCACCGCGCCTGGCAGGCGCTGCTCGGATTAAACGGCGGTTTGCAGGCCGGCCCCAACGCCGAGGGATGGGTCAAACAGCACCTCCCTCGCTTGCAGGCCTGCCTGCCGGCCCTGGGAGAGGATCTTGTGCACCTGGGCGCCCAGCTCGGGCTGGCGTGGCATGGTTGA